A stretch of the Glycine soja cultivar W05 chromosome 13, ASM419377v2, whole genome shotgun sequence genome encodes the following:
- the LOC114380813 gene encoding receptor-like protein kinase FERONIA has product MRFNSITSVTTLFLFLSLFTHLQAYIPVDNFTISCGTTGKSYDGERTWTGDTGSTFLSHQDGTVSANATTQSPSTNQVPYTAARLSRSRFSYSFPVSPGPKFLRLFFYPAEYASFPRSNASFTVQSNQFTLLHVFNASLKAENTKTVFREYVVNVDGDSERLNLTFTPSQPNSYAFINGIEVLSMPSNLYYTSANDNGLKLVGTDTLFPIRTNTALETEYRIKVGGQGISPRNDTGLFRNWAGHDEDYLIKQKNPQNSAITGNTNGKMNITVNPDYVAPKELYRTARVMGTNTSMNKSLKLTWEFPVDSGFHYMIRFHFCQLDPNITNIGDRVFSLYIGSEFLDVMRWSQKQKGVAVYKDYAILIPKSDTQKQVNLSLQMMNPYESAKDKENNDPFLNGLEIFKISEFNNLAGPNLQNNNMLVQEGKNSSRTLKIVVAGVVSGVVVFFIFLWGSCKFGPLLLSQDDDMLNCRQRWPFNLLCQRFSLMDIKAATNNFNNASLVGVGGFGHVYMGYIDGISIPVAIKRLKAGSKQGSEEFLTEIKMLSQIRHRHLVPLIGYCNNNKEMILVYDFMTRGNLRDHLYNTDKPPISWKQRLQICIGAAHGLYYLHKCAGKYMIIHSDVKTTNILLDDDWVAKVSDFGLSRFGPMDSSHAYGSTTAVRGSFGYIDPEYYKRHHLTDKSDVYAFGVVLFEVLCARPPLIRNEDPKQESLAKWVRYCYQSGTMDQIVDPTLKGRIAPECFRRFCHIGVSCLSEVGTQRPSMKDVVFMLESTLQVQESAENVKRGN; this is encoded by the coding sequence ATGAGGTTCAACAGTATCACCTCCGTAACAACACTCTTCCTCTTTCTCAGCCTCTTTACACACCTCCAAGCGTACATTCCAGTGGACAACTTTACCATCAGCTGCGGCACTACCGGAAAATCTTACGACGGGGAAAGGACATGGACGGGGGACACAGGTTCAACGTTCTTATCTCATCAAGACGGCACCGTTTCCGCTAATGCAACAACACAATCTCCTTCTACCAATCAAGTGCCCTACACCGCCGCACGCTTGTCCCGTTCCCGTTTCAGCTACTCCTTCCCAGTCTCCCCTGGCCCCAAATTCCTCCGCCTCTTCTTCTACCCTGCTGAGTACGCTTCCTTTCCTCGCTCCAATGCATCCTTCACCGTTCAATCCAACCAATTCACCCTTCTCCACGTTTTCAATGCCTCTCTAAAAGCGGAAAACACGAAAACCGTCTTCAGAGAATATGTCGTCAATGTGGACGGCGACAGTGAGAGGTTGAACCTCACCTTCACTCCGTCACAACCAAACTCCTACGCTTTCATCAACGGAATCGAGGTACTCTCCATGCCAAGCAATCTGTATTACACCTCAGCAAATGACAACGGTTTGAAGCTCGTGGGAACTGACACACTGTTCCCCATAAGAACCAACACTGCACTGGAGACAGAGTATAGAATCAAAGTGGGAGGGCAAGGAATCTCGCCACGAAACGACACTGGTTTGTTCAGGAACTGGGCTGGTCACGATGaagattatttaattaaacaaaaaaatccacAGAATAGTGCTATAACAGGAAACACCAATGGTAAGATGAACATAACGGTAAATCCAGATTATGTGGCACCCAAGGAACTGTACAGAACAGCTCGTGTCATGGGCACAAACACGTCTATGAACAAAAGCCTCAAGTTGACTTGGGAGTTCCCTGTTGACTCTGGCTTCCACTACATGATCAGGTTCCACTTTTGCCAACTTGACCCCAATATTACTAACATCGGTGACAGGGTGTTCTCACTTTACATAGGGAGCGAGTTTcttgatgttatgagatggagCCAGAAACAGAAAGGTGTCGCTGTGTACAAAGACTACGCCATTTTAATCCCCAAGAGTGATACTCAGAAACAGGTTAATCTCTCGCTCCAAATGATGAATCCTTATGAAAGTGCCAAGGATAAAGAAAACAATGACCCGTTTCTGAATGGTCTGGAGATCTTCAAAATCAGCGAGTTTAACAACCTTGCTGGACCTAACCTGCAGAACAACAACATGCTCGTCCAAGAAGGAAAGAACAGCAGCAGAACACTTAAAATTGTTGTAGCAGGGGTGGTATCTGGCGTTgttgttttcttcatctttttgtGGGGGAGTTGCAAGTTCGGTCCTCTCTTGCTCTCGCAGGATGACGACATGCTGAATTGCAGGCAGAGGTGGCCGTTCAATCTCCTCTGCCAGCGCTTCTCCCTCATGGATATCAAAGCCGCCACCAACAACTTCAATAACGCCTCCCTCGTCGGTGTTGGAGGATTCGGCCACGTGTACATGGGCTACATTGACGGCATTTCCATCCCGGTGGCTATCAAGCGTCTCAAGGCGGGTTCGAAGCAGGGGTCCGAAGAGTTCCTGACCGAGATCAAGATGCTCTCGCAGATCCGCCACCGCCATCTCGTTCCTCTCATCGGCTACTGCAACAACAACAAGGAGATGATCTTGGTCTATGATTTCATGACACGTGGCAATCTCCGTGACCATCTCTACAACACCGACAAACCCCCTATATCGTGGAAGCAACGTTTGCAGATATGTATTGGCGCCGCCCATGGGTTGTATTATCTTCACAAATGTGCCGGGAAATACATGATCATCCATAGTGACGTGAAAACCACCAACATCTTGTTGGATGATGACTGGGTGGCCAAGGTTTCGGACTTTGGGCTTTCCAGATTTGGGCCCATGGACTCATCCCATGCCTATGGCAGCACCACCGCTGTAAGAGGCAGCTTTGGGTATATAGACCCAGAGTATTATAAGCGGCATCATTTGACGGACAAGTCTGACGTGTACGCTTTCGGGGTAGTGTTGTTTGAGGTACTGTGCGCTCGTCCGCCTCTTATACGCAATGAAGATCCCAAACAGGAGTCGCTTGCTAAGTGGGTTAGGTACTGTTACCAAAGTGGGACCATGGACCAGATTGTGGACCCCACGTTGAAGGGGAGGATCGCGCCTGAATGCTTCCGGAGGTTTTGCCATATTGGGGTGAGTTGTTTGTCAGAGGTTGGGACGCAGAGGCCGTCGATGAAAGATGTTGTTTTCATGTTGGAGTCTACTCTGCAGGTGCAAGAGAGCGCGGAGAATGTAAAAAGAGgaaattag